A stretch of the Bombyx mori chromosome 12, ASM3026992v2 genome encodes the following:
- the LOC692993 gene encoding guanine nucleotide binding protein isoform X2 → MESRAWVWWLGVAALASARELDPAACVARFDVQRDKIIRTEESREMGARYLSELDVGTRAECLRLCCETEACDVFVYEEKGPGSCYLFKCGPPEDFRCKFTAHSNFSSGVLALSRRLAELQDQEQRAHHERELANLSHMLGTRYRSGPGTAASTSTTPAPPPPPPPRTNLPLQSPAPTPGRCRWNQFECRRGGECVAVYNACDGVPQCADGSDEPPQLSCPSPPTAPSALPITTVPTTTRHAPPMQDSMDLSVGSDSLVDGDRWPHRLTQAQPPHRYTESGPSSHIFSHKGGLLQEPSGDAQFPAFEPPWQRRPWGSQAGVGGMEERGWGAGYPRLAWPEPDLRRAWPVPQQRQDTEMQMYMPAKTMPEVPIVYSSQQQTLRDGPKKGLELPPPTAPPPSPAPDLREENKPPLLENHTKKKPIKEIIQTAESNKAVAREPGGAASARRHPAPPPPLDDHDGLSEHPPAAVLLLVLGVSLTGALAGMLACRARAARRRLRRKSALAHDADYLVNGMYL, encoded by the exons ATGGAGAGTCGCGCGTGGGTGTGGTGGCTGGGAGTGGCGGCGCTGGCGAGCGCGCGCGAGCTGGACCCGGCCGCCTGCGTGGCGCGCTTCGACGTGCAGCGAGACAAGATCATCCGCACCGAGGAGTCCCGCGAGATGGGCGCCCGCTACCTCTCCGAGCTTGACGTGGGCACGAGAGCGGAATGCCTGCGACTCTGCTGTGAAACTGAAGCCTGCGACGTCTTCGTCTATGAGGAAAAG GGTCCCGGCAGCTGCTACTTGTTCAAGTGTGGACCGCCCGAAGACTTCCGCTGCAAGTTCACGGCTCACAGTAACTTCAGTAGCGGAGTGCTGGCGCTGAGTCGCCGCCTGGCCGAGCTGCAGGACCAGGAGCAACGCGCCCACCACGAGCGGGAACTCGCCAACCTCAG TCACATGTTGGGAACGCGCTACAGGAGCGGGCCGGGCACCGCCGCGAGCACCAGCACGAcgcccgcgccgccgcccccgcccccgccccgcacGAACTTACCTCTCCAGTCTCCGGCCCCCACGC CGGGTCGATGCCGCTGGAACCAGTTCGAGTGTCGTCGCGGCGGGGAGTGCGTCGCGGTGTACAACGCGTGCGACGGCGTGCCGCAGTGCGCCGACGGCAGCGACGAGCCGCCCCAGCTGTCGTGTCCATCCCCCCCAACCGCCCCCTCCGCCCTCCCCATCACCACCGTGCCGACCACCACGCGGCACGCACCACCGATGCAG GACAGCATGGACCTGAGCGTGGGCAGCGACAGTCTCGTGGACGGAGACCGGTGGCCGCACCGGCTGACGCAGGCTCAGCCGCCACACAGATACACGG AGTCCGGTCCGAGCTCTCATATCTTCAGTCACAAGGGCGGGTTGCTTCAGGAGCCGAGCGGCGACGCCCAGTTCCCCGCCTTCGAGCCCCCCTGGCAGCGACGGCCTTGGGGATCGCAAGCCG GTGTGGGAGGGATGGAGGAGCGTGGGTGGGGGGCAGGATACCCGCGGCTCGCGTGGCCCGAGCCCGACCTGCGCCGCGCCTGGCCCGTTCCGCAGCAGCGACAAGACACG GAGATGCAGATGTATATGCCTGCGAAGACAATGCCCGAGGTGCCGATAGTGTACTCTAGTCAGCAACAAACTCTCCGCGACGGACCTAAGAAGGGCCTGGAGCTGCCACCCCCCACCGCCCCGCCACCCTCCCCTGCTCCCGATCTGAGAGAGGAGAACAAGCCGCCCCTACTTGAGAATCATACTAAGAAGAAACCTATTAAAGAAATA ATACAGACGGCAGAGTCGAACAAGGCGGTCGCGCGGGAGCCCGGCGGCGCGGCGTCGGCCCGGCGCCACcccgcgcccccgcccccgctcgacgACCACGACGGCCTCAGTGAGCATCCCCCCGCCGCCGTGCTGCTGCTAGTGCTCG GCGTGTCGCTGACGGGCGCGCTGGCGGGCATGCTGGCGTGTCGTGCGCGCGCGGCGCGGCGCCGGCTGCGACGCAAGTCCGCGCTGGCGCACGACGCGGACTACCTCGTCAACGGGATGTACCTGTAG
- the LOC692993 gene encoding guanine nucleotide binding protein isoform X1 produces MESRAWVWWLGVAALASARELDPAACVARFDVQRDKIIRTEESREMGARYLSELDVGTRAECLRLCCETEACDVFVYEEKGPGSCYLFKCGPPEDFRCKFTAHSNFSSGVLALSRRLAELQDQEQRAHHERELANLSHMLGTRYRSGPGTAASTSTTPAPPPPPPPRTNLPLQSPAPTPGRCRWNQFECRRGGECVAVYNACDGVPQCADGSDEPPQLSCPSPPTAPSALPITTVPTTTRHAPPMQDSMDLSVGSDSLVDGDRWPHRLTQAQPPHRYTGTESGPSSHIFSHKGGLLQEPSGDAQFPAFEPPWQRRPWGSQAGVGGMEERGWGAGYPRLAWPEPDLRRAWPVPQQRQDTEMQMYMPAKTMPEVPIVYSSQQQTLRDGPKKGLELPPPTAPPPSPAPDLREENKPPLLENHTKKKPIKEIIQTAESNKAVAREPGGAASARRHPAPPPPLDDHDGLSEHPPAAVLLLVLGVSLTGALAGMLACRARAARRRLRRKSALAHDADYLVNGMYL; encoded by the exons ATGGAGAGTCGCGCGTGGGTGTGGTGGCTGGGAGTGGCGGCGCTGGCGAGCGCGCGCGAGCTGGACCCGGCCGCCTGCGTGGCGCGCTTCGACGTGCAGCGAGACAAGATCATCCGCACCGAGGAGTCCCGCGAGATGGGCGCCCGCTACCTCTCCGAGCTTGACGTGGGCACGAGAGCGGAATGCCTGCGACTCTGCTGTGAAACTGAAGCCTGCGACGTCTTCGTCTATGAGGAAAAG GGTCCCGGCAGCTGCTACTTGTTCAAGTGTGGACCGCCCGAAGACTTCCGCTGCAAGTTCACGGCTCACAGTAACTTCAGTAGCGGAGTGCTGGCGCTGAGTCGCCGCCTGGCCGAGCTGCAGGACCAGGAGCAACGCGCCCACCACGAGCGGGAACTCGCCAACCTCAG TCACATGTTGGGAACGCGCTACAGGAGCGGGCCGGGCACCGCCGCGAGCACCAGCACGAcgcccgcgccgccgcccccgcccccgccccgcacGAACTTACCTCTCCAGTCTCCGGCCCCCACGC CGGGTCGATGCCGCTGGAACCAGTTCGAGTGTCGTCGCGGCGGGGAGTGCGTCGCGGTGTACAACGCGTGCGACGGCGTGCCGCAGTGCGCCGACGGCAGCGACGAGCCGCCCCAGCTGTCGTGTCCATCCCCCCCAACCGCCCCCTCCGCCCTCCCCATCACCACCGTGCCGACCACCACGCGGCACGCACCACCGATGCAG GACAGCATGGACCTGAGCGTGGGCAGCGACAGTCTCGTGGACGGAGACCGGTGGCCGCACCGGCTGACGCAGGCTCAGCCGCCACACAGATACACGGGTACTG AGTCCGGTCCGAGCTCTCATATCTTCAGTCACAAGGGCGGGTTGCTTCAGGAGCCGAGCGGCGACGCCCAGTTCCCCGCCTTCGAGCCCCCCTGGCAGCGACGGCCTTGGGGATCGCAAGCCG GTGTGGGAGGGATGGAGGAGCGTGGGTGGGGGGCAGGATACCCGCGGCTCGCGTGGCCCGAGCCCGACCTGCGCCGCGCCTGGCCCGTTCCGCAGCAGCGACAAGACACG GAGATGCAGATGTATATGCCTGCGAAGACAATGCCCGAGGTGCCGATAGTGTACTCTAGTCAGCAACAAACTCTCCGCGACGGACCTAAGAAGGGCCTGGAGCTGCCACCCCCCACCGCCCCGCCACCCTCCCCTGCTCCCGATCTGAGAGAGGAGAACAAGCCGCCCCTACTTGAGAATCATACTAAGAAGAAACCTATTAAAGAAATA ATACAGACGGCAGAGTCGAACAAGGCGGTCGCGCGGGAGCCCGGCGGCGCGGCGTCGGCCCGGCGCCACcccgcgcccccgcccccgctcgacgACCACGACGGCCTCAGTGAGCATCCCCCCGCCGCCGTGCTGCTGCTAGTGCTCG GCGTGTCGCTGACGGGCGCGCTGGCGGGCATGCTGGCGTGTCGTGCGCGCGCGGCGCGGCGCCGGCTGCGACGCAAGTCCGCGCTGGCGCACGACGCGGACTACCTCGTCAACGGGATGTACCTGTAG
- the LOC692993 gene encoding guanine nucleotide binding protein isoform X3, whose product MESRAWVWWLGVAALASARELDPAACVARFDVQRDKIIRTEESREMGARYLSELDVGTRAECLRLCCETEACDVFVYEEKGPGSCYLFKCGPPEDFRCKFTAHSNFSSGVLALSRRLAELQDQEQRAHHERELANLRSGPGTAASTSTTPAPPPPPPPRTNLPLQSPAPTPGRCRWNQFECRRGGECVAVYNACDGVPQCADGSDEPPQLSCPSPPTAPSALPITTVPTTTRHAPPMQDSMDLSVGSDSLVDGDRWPHRLTQAQPPHRYTGTESGPSSHIFSHKGGLLQEPSGDAQFPAFEPPWQRRPWGSQAGVGGMEERGWGAGYPRLAWPEPDLRRAWPVPQQRQDTEMQMYMPAKTMPEVPIVYSSQQQTLRDGPKKGLELPPPTAPPPSPAPDLREENKPPLLENHTKKKPIKEIIQTAESNKAVAREPGGAASARRHPAPPPPLDDHDGLSEHPPAAVLLLVLGVSLTGALAGMLACRARAARRRLRRKSALAHDADYLVNGMYL is encoded by the exons ATGGAGAGTCGCGCGTGGGTGTGGTGGCTGGGAGTGGCGGCGCTGGCGAGCGCGCGCGAGCTGGACCCGGCCGCCTGCGTGGCGCGCTTCGACGTGCAGCGAGACAAGATCATCCGCACCGAGGAGTCCCGCGAGATGGGCGCCCGCTACCTCTCCGAGCTTGACGTGGGCACGAGAGCGGAATGCCTGCGACTCTGCTGTGAAACTGAAGCCTGCGACGTCTTCGTCTATGAGGAAAAG GGTCCCGGCAGCTGCTACTTGTTCAAGTGTGGACCGCCCGAAGACTTCCGCTGCAAGTTCACGGCTCACAGTAACTTCAGTAGCGGAGTGCTGGCGCTGAGTCGCCGCCTGGCCGAGCTGCAGGACCAGGAGCAACGCGCCCACCACGAGCGGGAACTCGCCAACCTCAG GAGCGGGCCGGGCACCGCCGCGAGCACCAGCACGAcgcccgcgccgccgcccccgcccccgccccgcacGAACTTACCTCTCCAGTCTCCGGCCCCCACGC CGGGTCGATGCCGCTGGAACCAGTTCGAGTGTCGTCGCGGCGGGGAGTGCGTCGCGGTGTACAACGCGTGCGACGGCGTGCCGCAGTGCGCCGACGGCAGCGACGAGCCGCCCCAGCTGTCGTGTCCATCCCCCCCAACCGCCCCCTCCGCCCTCCCCATCACCACCGTGCCGACCACCACGCGGCACGCACCACCGATGCAG GACAGCATGGACCTGAGCGTGGGCAGCGACAGTCTCGTGGACGGAGACCGGTGGCCGCACCGGCTGACGCAGGCTCAGCCGCCACACAGATACACGGGTACTG AGTCCGGTCCGAGCTCTCATATCTTCAGTCACAAGGGCGGGTTGCTTCAGGAGCCGAGCGGCGACGCCCAGTTCCCCGCCTTCGAGCCCCCCTGGCAGCGACGGCCTTGGGGATCGCAAGCCG GTGTGGGAGGGATGGAGGAGCGTGGGTGGGGGGCAGGATACCCGCGGCTCGCGTGGCCCGAGCCCGACCTGCGCCGCGCCTGGCCCGTTCCGCAGCAGCGACAAGACACG GAGATGCAGATGTATATGCCTGCGAAGACAATGCCCGAGGTGCCGATAGTGTACTCTAGTCAGCAACAAACTCTCCGCGACGGACCTAAGAAGGGCCTGGAGCTGCCACCCCCCACCGCCCCGCCACCCTCCCCTGCTCCCGATCTGAGAGAGGAGAACAAGCCGCCCCTACTTGAGAATCATACTAAGAAGAAACCTATTAAAGAAATA ATACAGACGGCAGAGTCGAACAAGGCGGTCGCGCGGGAGCCCGGCGGCGCGGCGTCGGCCCGGCGCCACcccgcgcccccgcccccgctcgacgACCACGACGGCCTCAGTGAGCATCCCCCCGCCGCCGTGCTGCTGCTAGTGCTCG GCGTGTCGCTGACGGGCGCGCTGGCGGGCATGCTGGCGTGTCGTGCGCGCGCGGCGCGGCGCCGGCTGCGACGCAAGTCCGCGCTGGCGCACGACGCGGACTACCTCGTCAACGGGATGTACCTGTAG
- the LOC692993 gene encoding guanine nucleotide binding protein isoform X4 has translation MESRAWVWWLGVAALASARELDPAACVARFDVQRDKIIRTEESREMGARYLSELDVGTRAECLRLCCETEACDVFVYEEKGPGSCYLFKCGPPEDFRCKFTAHSNFSSGVLALSRRLAELQDQEQRAHHERELANLRSGPGTAASTSTTPAPPPPPPPRTNLPLQSPAPTPGRCRWNQFECRRGGECVAVYNACDGVPQCADGSDEPPQLSCPSPPTAPSALPITTVPTTTRHAPPMQDSMDLSVGSDSLVDGDRWPHRLTQAQPPHRYTESGPSSHIFSHKGGLLQEPSGDAQFPAFEPPWQRRPWGSQAGVGGMEERGWGAGYPRLAWPEPDLRRAWPVPQQRQDTEMQMYMPAKTMPEVPIVYSSQQQTLRDGPKKGLELPPPTAPPPSPAPDLREENKPPLLENHTKKKPIKEIIQTAESNKAVAREPGGAASARRHPAPPPPLDDHDGLSEHPPAAVLLLVLGVSLTGALAGMLACRARAARRRLRRKSALAHDADYLVNGMYL, from the exons ATGGAGAGTCGCGCGTGGGTGTGGTGGCTGGGAGTGGCGGCGCTGGCGAGCGCGCGCGAGCTGGACCCGGCCGCCTGCGTGGCGCGCTTCGACGTGCAGCGAGACAAGATCATCCGCACCGAGGAGTCCCGCGAGATGGGCGCCCGCTACCTCTCCGAGCTTGACGTGGGCACGAGAGCGGAATGCCTGCGACTCTGCTGTGAAACTGAAGCCTGCGACGTCTTCGTCTATGAGGAAAAG GGTCCCGGCAGCTGCTACTTGTTCAAGTGTGGACCGCCCGAAGACTTCCGCTGCAAGTTCACGGCTCACAGTAACTTCAGTAGCGGAGTGCTGGCGCTGAGTCGCCGCCTGGCCGAGCTGCAGGACCAGGAGCAACGCGCCCACCACGAGCGGGAACTCGCCAACCTCAG GAGCGGGCCGGGCACCGCCGCGAGCACCAGCACGAcgcccgcgccgccgcccccgcccccgccccgcacGAACTTACCTCTCCAGTCTCCGGCCCCCACGC CGGGTCGATGCCGCTGGAACCAGTTCGAGTGTCGTCGCGGCGGGGAGTGCGTCGCGGTGTACAACGCGTGCGACGGCGTGCCGCAGTGCGCCGACGGCAGCGACGAGCCGCCCCAGCTGTCGTGTCCATCCCCCCCAACCGCCCCCTCCGCCCTCCCCATCACCACCGTGCCGACCACCACGCGGCACGCACCACCGATGCAG GACAGCATGGACCTGAGCGTGGGCAGCGACAGTCTCGTGGACGGAGACCGGTGGCCGCACCGGCTGACGCAGGCTCAGCCGCCACACAGATACACGG AGTCCGGTCCGAGCTCTCATATCTTCAGTCACAAGGGCGGGTTGCTTCAGGAGCCGAGCGGCGACGCCCAGTTCCCCGCCTTCGAGCCCCCCTGGCAGCGACGGCCTTGGGGATCGCAAGCCG GTGTGGGAGGGATGGAGGAGCGTGGGTGGGGGGCAGGATACCCGCGGCTCGCGTGGCCCGAGCCCGACCTGCGCCGCGCCTGGCCCGTTCCGCAGCAGCGACAAGACACG GAGATGCAGATGTATATGCCTGCGAAGACAATGCCCGAGGTGCCGATAGTGTACTCTAGTCAGCAACAAACTCTCCGCGACGGACCTAAGAAGGGCCTGGAGCTGCCACCCCCCACCGCCCCGCCACCCTCCCCTGCTCCCGATCTGAGAGAGGAGAACAAGCCGCCCCTACTTGAGAATCATACTAAGAAGAAACCTATTAAAGAAATA ATACAGACGGCAGAGTCGAACAAGGCGGTCGCGCGGGAGCCCGGCGGCGCGGCGTCGGCCCGGCGCCACcccgcgcccccgcccccgctcgacgACCACGACGGCCTCAGTGAGCATCCCCCCGCCGCCGTGCTGCTGCTAGTGCTCG GCGTGTCGCTGACGGGCGCGCTGGCGGGCATGCTGGCGTGTCGTGCGCGCGCGGCGCGGCGCCGGCTGCGACGCAAGTCCGCGCTGGCGCACGACGCGGACTACCTCGTCAACGGGATGTACCTGTAG
- the LOC692993 gene encoding guanine nucleotide binding protein isoform X5: protein MESRAWVWWLGVAALASARELDPAACVARFDVQRDKIIRTEESREMGARYLSELDVGTRAECLRLCCETEACDVFVYEEKGPGSCYLFKCGPPEDFRCKFTAHSNFSSGVLALSRRLAELQDQEQRAHHERELANLSHMLGTRYRSGPGTAASTSTTPAPPPPPPPRTNLPLQSPAPTPGRCRWNQFECRRGGECVAVYNACDGVPQCADGSDEPPQLSCPSPPTAPSALPITTVPTTTRHAPPMQDSMDLSVGSDSLVDGDRWPHRLTQAQPPHRYTGTESGPSSHIFSHKGGLLQEPSGDAQFPAFEPPWQRRPWGSQAGVGGMEERGWGAGYPRLAWPEPDLRRAWPVPQQRQDTEMQMYMPAKTMPEVPIVYSSQQQTLRDGPKKGLELPPPTAPPPSPAPDLREENKPPLLENHTKKKPIKEIIQTAESNKAVAREPGGAASARRHPAPPPPLDDHDGLSEHPPAAVLLLVLGNYLLCNLNFLFIIIS, encoded by the exons ATGGAGAGTCGCGCGTGGGTGTGGTGGCTGGGAGTGGCGGCGCTGGCGAGCGCGCGCGAGCTGGACCCGGCCGCCTGCGTGGCGCGCTTCGACGTGCAGCGAGACAAGATCATCCGCACCGAGGAGTCCCGCGAGATGGGCGCCCGCTACCTCTCCGAGCTTGACGTGGGCACGAGAGCGGAATGCCTGCGACTCTGCTGTGAAACTGAAGCCTGCGACGTCTTCGTCTATGAGGAAAAG GGTCCCGGCAGCTGCTACTTGTTCAAGTGTGGACCGCCCGAAGACTTCCGCTGCAAGTTCACGGCTCACAGTAACTTCAGTAGCGGAGTGCTGGCGCTGAGTCGCCGCCTGGCCGAGCTGCAGGACCAGGAGCAACGCGCCCACCACGAGCGGGAACTCGCCAACCTCAG TCACATGTTGGGAACGCGCTACAGGAGCGGGCCGGGCACCGCCGCGAGCACCAGCACGAcgcccgcgccgccgcccccgcccccgccccgcacGAACTTACCTCTCCAGTCTCCGGCCCCCACGC CGGGTCGATGCCGCTGGAACCAGTTCGAGTGTCGTCGCGGCGGGGAGTGCGTCGCGGTGTACAACGCGTGCGACGGCGTGCCGCAGTGCGCCGACGGCAGCGACGAGCCGCCCCAGCTGTCGTGTCCATCCCCCCCAACCGCCCCCTCCGCCCTCCCCATCACCACCGTGCCGACCACCACGCGGCACGCACCACCGATGCAG GACAGCATGGACCTGAGCGTGGGCAGCGACAGTCTCGTGGACGGAGACCGGTGGCCGCACCGGCTGACGCAGGCTCAGCCGCCACACAGATACACGGGTACTG AGTCCGGTCCGAGCTCTCATATCTTCAGTCACAAGGGCGGGTTGCTTCAGGAGCCGAGCGGCGACGCCCAGTTCCCCGCCTTCGAGCCCCCCTGGCAGCGACGGCCTTGGGGATCGCAAGCCG GTGTGGGAGGGATGGAGGAGCGTGGGTGGGGGGCAGGATACCCGCGGCTCGCGTGGCCCGAGCCCGACCTGCGCCGCGCCTGGCCCGTTCCGCAGCAGCGACAAGACACG GAGATGCAGATGTATATGCCTGCGAAGACAATGCCCGAGGTGCCGATAGTGTACTCTAGTCAGCAACAAACTCTCCGCGACGGACCTAAGAAGGGCCTGGAGCTGCCACCCCCCACCGCCCCGCCACCCTCCCCTGCTCCCGATCTGAGAGAGGAGAACAAGCCGCCCCTACTTGAGAATCATACTAAGAAGAAACCTATTAAAGAAATA ATACAGACGGCAGAGTCGAACAAGGCGGTCGCGCGGGAGCCCGGCGGCGCGGCGTCGGCCCGGCGCCACcccgcgcccccgcccccgctcgacgACCACGACGGCCTCAGTGAGCATCCCCCCGCCGCCGTGCTGCTGCTAGTGCTCGGTAACTATCTCTTGTGCAATCTCAATTTTTTGTTCATCATCATCTCTTAG
- the LOC692993 gene encoding guanine nucleotide binding protein (The RefSeq protein has 1 substitution compared to this genomic sequence), with protein sequence MQDSMDLSVGSDSLVDGDRWPHRLTQAQPPHRYTGTESGPSSHIFSHKGGLLQEPSGDAQFPAFEPPWQRRPWGSQAGVGGMEERGWGAGYPRLAWPEPDLRRAWPVPQQRQDTEMQMYMPAKTMPEVPIVYSSQQQTLRDGPKKGLERPPPTAPPPSPAPDLREENKPPLLENHTKKKPIKEIIQTAESNKAVAREPGGAASARRHPAPPPPLDDHDGLSEHPPAAVLLLVLGNYLLCNLNFLFIIIS encoded by the exons ATGCAG GACAGCATGGACCTGAGCGTGGGCAGCGACAGTCTCGTGGACGGAGACCGGTGGCCGCACCGGCTGACGCAGGCTCAGCCGCCACACAGATACACGGGTACTG AGTCCGGTCCGAGCTCTCATATCTTCAGTCACAAGGGCGGGTTGCTTCAGGAGCCGAGCGGCGACGCCCAGTTCCCCGCCTTCGAGCCCCCCTGGCAGCGACGGCCTTGGGGATCGCAAGCCG GTGTGGGAGGGATGGAGGAGCGTGGGTGGGGGGCAGGATACCCGCGGCTCGCGTGGCCCGAGCCCGACCTGCGCCGCGCCTGGCCCGTTCCGCAGCAGCGACAAGACACG GAGATGCAGATGTATATGCCTGCGAAGACAATGCCCGAGGTGCCGATAGTGTACTCTAGTCAGCAACAAACTCTCCGCGACGGACCTAAGAAGGGCCTGGAGCTGCCACCCCCCACCGCCCCGCCACCCTCCCCTGCTCCCGATCTGAGAGAGGAGAACAAGCCGCCCCTACTTGAGAATCATACTAAGAAGAAACCTATTAAAGAAATA ATACAGACGGCAGAGTCGAACAAGGCGGTCGCGCGGGAGCCCGGCGGCGCGGCGTCGGCCCGGCGCCACcccgcgcccccgcccccgctcgacgACCACGACGGCCTCAGTGAGCATCCCCCCGCCGCCGTGCTGCTGCTAGTGCTCGGTAACTATCTCTTGTGCAATCTCAATTTTTTGTTCATCATCATCTCTTAG
- the LOC105841729 gene encoding uncharacterized protein LOC105841729, whose protein sequence is MSKPFKSSAREIVLKVRAFCEREKANEAPLIRLDQVRARVAAMTGMSEKTVSRITKKGEVAASTSQELKSPGKHRQKRKTVDLDDFDLCALRNKIHEMYTVRKVVPTLNKLLIELRNDINFGGGRTTLWKILKRIEFKYKNCGSKRKILMERHDIVTWRRKYIDTMRQNRVEGRPIVFLDETYIHASNAVQKCWQKGDEDGVLTSDSPGTRWIIVNAGGEMGFVSNAQLIFKSQSKSGDYHDDINRTNFMKCLSEKLIPNLPPNSLVVMDNAPYHTVQVNKAPTMSSSKVQMQEWITNKELSYLPTMLKAELYQIIKKHKEAPIYEADQLLISHGHKVFRLPHYHCDLNVIEFMWSLLKRRVASNNPVYNIIMRLG, encoded by the exons ATGTCAAAGCCATTTAAAAGCAGTGCAAGAGAGATTGTGTTGAAGGTTCGTGCCTTTTGTGAGAGAGAAAAGGCAAACGAAGCCCCGTTAATTAGACTCGATCAAGTGCGAGCACGAGTCGCCGCAATGACAG GCATGTCGGAGAAAACCGTGAGTAGAATAACTAAAAAAGGTGAAGTTGCTGCCTCTACGTCTCAAGAACTCAAGTCTCCTGGAAAACACCGTCAAAAACGTAAAACGGTGGATCTTGATGATTTCGATTTATGCgcattaagaaataaaatccATGAAATGTATACTGTCAGAAAAGTTGTTCCTACcttgaataaattacttattgaaTTAAGGAATGATATAAACTTTGGTGGAGGTCGAACTACTTtgtggaaaattttaaaacgaatcgaatttaaatacaaaaattgtgGTTCGAAGCGGAAAATTTTAATGGAAAGACACGACATAGTTACATGGAGACGCAAGTATATCGATACTATGAGACAAAATCGTGTAGAAGGTCGGCCAATAGTTTTCTTAGATGAAACATACATTCACGCATCAAATGCAGTGCAAAAATGTTGGCAAAAAGGTGACGAGGACGGAGTACTAACAAGTGATTCTCCTGGAACGCGATGGATTATTGTTAATGCAGGTGGAGAAATGGGGTTCGTTTCGAATGCTCAATTGATTTTTAAATCACAGAGTAAATCAGGGGACTACCATGACGATATAAATAGaacaaattttatgaaatgtCTTTCAGAGAAACTTATACCCAATTTGCCTCCAAACTCGTTAGTCGTCATGGATAATGCTCCCTATCATACAGTACAAGTGAATAAAGCACCTACTATGAGTTCCTCAAAAGTCCAAATGCAAGAATGGATTACAAATAAGGAATTATCTTATTTACCGACAATGTTGAAAGCAGAGCTTTatcaaattataaaaaagcaCAAAGAAGCGCCCATTTATGAGGCTGACCAATTATTGATAAGTCATGGCCATAAAGTGTTTAGGTTGCCCCACTATCACTGTGACTTAAATGTTATTGAGTTTATGTGGAGTCTTTTAAAGAGACGAGTAGCTAGCAATAATCCagtgtacaatataataatgcgtttaggatga